Genomic segment of Deltaproteobacteria bacterium:
GGCCGCGCCGGCCGATCAAAAGACAAAGGGTGCTTCACCCAAGGGTGATTCACCCAAGGCGGAAAAAAAGGCGGCTCCTGTGGGAGGGACGGAGATCTGTTTTTTGGAGGGCTGGATCGATGAAGTTGAGGGGAAACTCTCCCCGCTAAAAAATTTCATCCTTCCGGGAGGGACCGTGACGGCGGTTCGCTTTCATCTGGCACGGTCGGTTTGCCGCCGGGCGGAGAGACGGGTGATTTCCCTTAAAGAGAAGGAAGGTGTTTTGCCGGAAATTATCGTCTATTTGAACCGGTTGTCCGACCTGTTGTTTGTCCTGGCCCGGGAGGCCAACCGAAGAGAAGAGGTGGCCGATATTCCCTGGACCAAAAGAGGAGTTTGAGTGATGCTACGCGGTCAGAAGGTTCCGATGACTCCGGATGGTTTTAGGAAATTGCAGGAGGAGTTGAAACAGCTCAAGGCGGTGGAACGACCTAAAGCGGTGCAAGATATTGAAAACGCCCGCTCCCATGGGGATCTTTCGGAGAATGCCGAGTATGATGCCGCTAAGGAAAGACAGGCACTGCTCTCCAAAAGAATCGCCGAGGTGGAAGACACACTCTCCCGCGCGCAGGTGATCGACCCTTCCAAGATGGATCATGAAAAAATTGTTTTTGGGGCCAGTGTCCGGCTTCTCGATACGGAATCGGGGGAAGAGATCAATTACCAGATTGTCGGCGCCACCGAATCCAATATCAAGGCGGGAAAGATTTCCATTGAATCCCCGATTGCCAAATCACTCATCGGCAAGGGGGAAGAGGATGTCGTCAAGGTCACGACGCCGCGAGGGACAAAGGAATTTGAGATCCTTAAAATCCGTTATGGATAAAAAACCAAAGGGTGCTTCACCCAAGGGTGTGCCACCCAAGGGTGTGCCACCCAAGGGTGTGCCACCCAAGGCAATCCTCTTTGATTTTGACGGTGTCCTGGTCGATAACGAACCGATCCACCTCAAAATGTTCCAAAAAGTCCTGGCTGAAGAAGGCGTCCGGCTGACCCGGCAGGATTATTACACGAAATATCTGGGGATGGACGACAAAGGTTGCTTTTCGGCTGTTCTGAAAGCGGCGGGCCGGCCGACATCCGTTGCTTATCTTCATCTGCTGACCCGGAGGAAGACCCGTTGCTATAAGGAGTTTGTCGCGAAACACCTCAAATTCTTGCCGGGGGTCAAAGAATTTATCCAGGAGGCTTCAAAGAATTCTTGTTTGGGGATTGTCTCCGGGGCCCTTCGCGAAGAGATTTTGCTGATCCTTGGCCTCGGGGGGCTGAAAAAATATTTTTCAGTGATTGTCAGCGCAGAAGATGTCAAAAATGGCAAACCGAACCCGGAAGGGTACCTGCTGGGATTAAAAAAACTCTCTGCCTTTCACAAAGAAAAGATTTTCCCCCGTGAAACGTTGGTCGTGGAAGACTCCCTATGGGGGATCGAAGCGGCCCACCGCGCCGGGATAAAATGCCTCGCTGTCACCACCTCGTACCCGGCCAGCCAACTCAAAAAAGCGGATTGGGTCGTCAAGGAACTTTCCCAATTTTTAATTTAAAAAGGGATTGTTGGCCTTTTCAAGGCCGACGGTTGTCTTGGGGCCGTGCCCCGGGATGATGACCGTTTCTTCCGGGAGGATCAGCAGTTTCTTCTTGATCGACCGGATCTCCTGATCGTAATCCCCTTTCCATAAGTCAGTCCGGCCGATGCTTCCGGCAAACAGGGTGTCGCCGGCGAGCAGAAGAGGGGTCTTGCCCCCTTTGGGGAAATGAAAGGCACAGCTTCCCGGGGTGTGACCCGGTGTGTGGATCACCTCTCCCTGAACTTTTCCCGCCTGGAGGGCTTGCCCCTCGGTCAAGTATTCATCCACCGGCACCGGCCTCATGGTTTTGGTCGGTGGAAGACCAAGGTAGGAAGCCTGCTCGGCGATCTTTTCGTAGAGAAAAAGATCTTCTTTGTGGATCAGGACACGGGCATTGGTCTCCCTTTGCAGTTCGGTGGTGGCCCCGATATGGTCGATATGGGTATGGGTGTGGAGGATCGATCGGACCAGGAGTCCCTGTTTTTTGATGATTTTTAGAATTTTCTCAACAGCGTCACCGGGATCGATCACGATCGCCTCTTTGGTCGCCGGATCCCCAAGGATGATGCAGTTACACTGAAAAAGACCGACAGGGATTACTTTGAGGATCATTTTTCTCTTACAACACAATTCTTTTTTATTGACAAGGCGGCCCGGCCTCTGTAGAAGAATTTTAAATTTACTGAGTGTTTTCAATGGTTTAGAACGTTTAGAACAACCGAAATAACATAAAGGAGTCTCAAGATGGCTGTCGCCTACAACGAGCTAGAGAAGATGCAACAAGAAGCGTTGCGGGGTGATTCACCCAGGGGTGAACTCCACTCCCGACCCCTGGAAACAGGGCTGACCCCCCGTAAATACCTTGAACTGGTCTTGAGCCGAACCGCCAAGGTGGCGTGGTATCTGACCCAGTTTGTTAACACCTTAATCGGCGAGGGTCTGTCTTTTCAGGCCAAGTGGATGCCGGCACCGGCTGTGAAGAGCCGGGAAAAGACATTTCCCCAACTCGGATGGCCGCGAAAGACCGACTCGCTCTGTCCCAAGTGTGTTAAGGAGGTGCGGGAGGCGATCATTGCCGGGCATCAGGACTATACGGCCCTGATCCACTCGAAGCCGGGCGAGATCAAGGCGGCCATTGTTGAGAAGGATGGGAAGATCCTGATGGTCAAGGATTGTCCCAAGCATGGCCACTTTGAAGATGTCATGTCGATCGATCCGGAATTCCTGGCAAGGATTGAAAAACTCTACCCAGGGCGGGATTTTAAATCGCCGAAGACAAACCTGCGCAATCATGGGAGCTCCTCGATCCAATACGGGAGAGGGGCTGTTCTGACCGTTGACCTCACCAATCGGTGCAACATGATGTGTGACCCCTGCTTTATGGATGCCAATCAGGTCGGTTATGTCCACGAGCTCTCCTGGGAAGAAGTGCAACAGATTCTGGATAATTCCCTGCAGATCAAACCTCGGCGCCAGATGAGCGTTCAGTTCTCCGGCGGCGAGCCGACCCTTTCCCCCTACTTTCTGGATGCGATCCGGTATGCCAAACAGATCGGCTATTTTTCAGTGCAGGCGGCGACCAATGGGATCCGCTTTGCCGAGGATCCTGATTTTGCCAAAGCGGCCTATGAGGCCGGGATGCGCATCGCCTATCTCCAATTCGACGGCGTTGGCAACCTGAGCAATCAGCATCGCAAGATTTCGAACCTCTTTGATGTCAAGCTGAGGGCTATCAACAATCTGGCAGCCGCAGGGATTGATGTCGTCCTCGTGATCACACTGGTCAATACGGTGAATAATGACCAGGTGGGGCCGATCATTGATTTCGCTATCCAGAATTCGGATAAAATCACCTTCTGTTCCTTTCAGCCGGTTTCCTTCACCGGACGTGATGAAGATGTGGATGATGAGACAAGAACAAAACAGCGCTATACCCTCTCCCATCTGGCCCATGATGTGAAGAAGCAGACCGGTATTTCAGAACCTTTGAGGGACTGGCTTCCCCTTTCAGCGATCGGTCCCTTTTCGGACGTTGCCGATCTGATGAGAGGGCCGGAGAAGGAATGGGGGAGTCTCAAGTGTGGTTGTCATCCCAATTGCGGCATCGGGATGGGGCTTTTGGTCAACAAGAAGACCAAGGAGTGGTTGCCCCTTTCCCAATTCATGGATCTCCCCCAATTGATCAAGGATTTCGAGAAAATCCATGACAACGCCCGTGGCAGCTTCTGGACAAAGACCCAAGTGGCGATGTCGATCCTCCGGAACTACGATCCGATCAAATCACCCAAAAAACTGACCCTGAAAGATCTTCTCAAGAAGATTGACAAGCAGAGCGGCGGCACGGTCGGCGGCGGCGATTATGGTGTCGGGGCGGAGAGAAAGAAAGACACCTGGCTCTTCATGTTCATCGCGGGGATGTGGTTTCAGGATCTCTTCAACTATGACTTCCGCCGGACGGAGATGTGCATTATTCCGTATGCCACCCAGCTGGGGGAGGTTTCCTTCTGTGCCTATAATACCGGTGTCGGCTGGAGGAACATTATTGAAAACATGTTCAAGAACGCATCAGTCGCCCAGTGGTACAAGGAAAAGGGGCGGCATACAGTCTACGCCGGCAACCGGCCAATGTCGATTCCCTCCTGGGAGCATGATGTCTGGGTTCCCGAGGATGCGGATACCAACATCAAAAAACTTCCGGTGTATCCTCACTAGTTTTTTCGCGGCGGAAAGAGTTCATCCCACCAGGCGAGAAACCTGAAGGAAGGGTAGGTGGGCGGGTCGAGCCTCCGGATGATGTAAAACATCCGGTACAAAGCGGTCAGGTTCGTCATCACGGCAATTAATACCAGAACCCCGACAGTTACAAAATCAACGTGGACGTTGATGAAGGGAGAAAGGAAATAGGCCAGGATCGGGCTGAAGACCGAACCGACCCCCAGGTAGACAATCCTCTCGGCCCTCTGCATGATGCCGCCGCGGCACTCAACCCCGACCCCCTCACCCCGGGCACGGGTATAAGAAACCATCATGGAGCCGACAAGGCCAAGAATGACAACAGGCAGGAGCCAGCTGTCCTTATAAAAACCGGCCAGCCCCAAAAAGACAACCGCCTCCCCGAAACGGTCCATCACCGAATCAAAAAAGGCCCCCGATTTGGATTCCCTGCCGGTTAACCGGGCAATTCTTCCATCGATAATGTCACAGGTCGCCCCGAAGATCATGGTCCAGCCGCCGAGTCCCAGCATCCCCTTGTAGAAAAAATAGGCTGAAACGGCTGAAAGAAGGAAACCACAAACCGTGAAAAAATTGGGTGTCAGGTGGAGTTTCACCGCTCCCCTTTCAAACGGCCCGATGAACCAATACCACCATTCCTTGAGAAACCGGCTCAAGAAACGGGAATGGGCCTTGCGGTCGACATCTTCACTGTTCCGAACCCTTTTCTCATAAGTGAGTCCGAAAAAGAGAATGGTGAGCATGAGTGTTACGTTAAAGGCCAGCAACGGCCCGAGAGAGAGCCAGAGAGGATTGCTATTTTTCAAGGCAGTGATTTGGAGGATTTTTTCCAGCATTTGAGGTTTGAAAAATGCCTTAAAGTTATCATTGTGTCAACGGGTTTGCGAGTTACCCTTCGACTTGGCTCAGGGTGTCCGGACATGGTGAGTTCAGTCGAACCATGCGACTTGACGTTATTGTTTTCTTTTGTTACTGGATTGCTCAAGTTTGATGGAAAACATTTTAAGAATCATCACCCAGCCGGATAATATTGCGATCCTTGTGATGTTGATTGCCGTTATCGCCTGTACGGTTGTTGCCTTCAGAGAAGCGATGATCAACGATCGATTCATCAAAAAAGGGGAGAAGGAAAAAATCTACGAAAGAATGACCCGCTGATGCGCTTGTTTTCTTTCAAATTCCCGGTTTATTTTTTTATGCTCTTCTCTTTTTTGTTTTGGCCGGCCGCCTCTTTTGCCAAGAGCGCTTCTTATGATGCCCTCCTCTTCAAGCCGGCTACCGATACCGGACTTTATCTTGGCGTCTACGGGGCCGATAATCTCGACCAGTGGGATTACTCCTTCGGGCTTTATGCGGATTACTCCAAAAATGCCCTCAAGACCTTTACCGGGGCGGGAGCCTTGATCGGTTCGGTGATCGATTATAATATCGTCGGGAATTTCTACGGGGCGGTGGGGCTCCTTCCTTTTTTGAGCGCCGGCCTTGATTTCCCGGTCGCCTTTCTGGAATCATTCAACGACCCGACCTCGGGGGGCAATTCCAAACAGGTTCAGGCGGGCGACCTCCGGCTGGATTTTAAATTAAAGGCCCTGGATCATTATCGGTTTCCGGTCGGGATTGCGATTGTCCCCTTTGTTACTTTCCCAACAGGGTCTGATACCTATTTTACCGGTTCTGGAAAATTCACCGGCGGGGGACTTGTCGTTATCGATTCGCCGCGGCTCTTCGACCGGTTTTCCGTTTCGCTGAATACCGGTTACCTGGCCAGGGCAAAGAGTACAGTCGTTTCCGGGACCACGATGGATGACGAGTTTTTGTACGGCCTTGGGGCCAATATTGCGGTCCACAAGTCGATTGATCTTATTGCCGAGGTTCGCGGCAGTACCCTCGTCTCCAATTTTTTCAAAAAATCAACCCAGTCGCCGCTCGAGGGGGAAGGGGCCATTCGTTACTATATCCCCAACATTCCCCTGGCCCTGACGGCCGGTGGCGGTGCGGGAATTACGAAGGGAGTGGGGACGCCGCAATTTCGGGTCCTTGCCGGTGTTGCCTATGTCACCCCTCGTCCGTTCGGTGTCTCGGAATATTCCTTGTACGAATTCAGGGTTCCCCCAGAATCGGTCTATGAGCTTTCCGACAAATGTCCTTACAGTCAGGGAGATTTTGACACTTCCAAGGACAATCCCCAGTGTTCCGAGGTTTACATCTTAAGAGAACTATCCGCCGAATGTCCTGAAGAGGCGTTGTATGACCCCCAGAGAGACAATCCCAACTGTGCCAAGGTCTATGTTTATCAGGAACAGGATAAAGATCGTGATGGCCTGACAGACTTCAAAGATCAGTGTCCCGGAGAGGCGGAGGTCTTCAACGGTTATCAGGATGATGATGGCTGTCCGGATGACCTGAAGGCGCTTGTCCTGACGGAAGATCAGCTAGTGACACAACGGATCTTCTTCGACTTTGACAAGGCGACCTTGAAGCCGATCTCGGAAACGAATATAGAAGAGGTCGCCAAGGCACTCGTTCTGCATACTGAACTTCTGAAGGTTGAGGTCCGAGGTCACACGGACAATGTCGGCAATTCCGATTATAACCTTGATCTCTCTCAAAGAAGGGCCAAGACAGTTATGGGTCTCCTTGTGGGTCAGGGGGTGGACAAAAAGAGACTCATCTCCAAGGGCTTGGGGGCCACCAAACCTCTGGGGACAAACCGGAACGAAGAGGGAAGGGCCAAGAACCGCCGTGTTGAATTCATCATCCTCAAGAGAGACGAGTCACAACCAGTCGGCGAGAGTGTCCCGGCGCCAGCGCTGTTGCCGGAATCGGTTCCTGAATCACTGCCCTTGCCCCCACCTGAGGCCGGAGAGGTCCCTCCTTCCGGAGGGGGAGATGATGAGGATCTGAAGGAAGAGAAAAAGATTGTGAGAAAGGTCAAGACGATTCACAAGAAGGCTTCCCCTAAACCGCCGATGACGCCGGCAACCGATGCTCCCGCACCAGAGACTGAAAGCGCGCCCCATCCAGAAACTCAAGAGGCGCCAGCTCTCCAATAGCCGACAGGTCGCTGGTAAAAGTGCCTGTGGTGATGAACAAGCCCTTGGAAGCCCGCTCCTGAAGAACGAGGTTTGAAAACTCGATGATCTCGGGGGAAGGGACAACCCCGTTCGGGTCCAAATAAAGGCAATGAATAATATAGCGGCCTCCCGTGAAGGGGGTGTTGTTTTTGGCATAAATGTCCGTTTGCCTTTCGCTGCCTTGGGAGATTTCGCCGACCTCCAGTTTCATCTGCTCCACAAGCTGGAGGCAGAGCTTGGCAAACTGTTTTGGTGTGTAAAGGGGTTCTTGTGATGACAGGTCTTTTTTCTTCTGGGTCCCGATCAACAGGATCAAAAAAGAGCCGACGATGAGGGAAAAGAGGGTAATGAAGAAGACCGATCCCATAGGGGTGGTTTAACAGTCAACGACGCATGACGCGGCGAAGGACACCTGTCTTCTGTCGTTTTTTATACTCAGCATGGCCGTTGACCCCGGTATTATTGATTTCGTTGGTTTCCTCGTCGACAATCTGAAATTCAACAAGAACGTAAACAAGGCTCCCCAGGGCATCTGAAAAGGGGCCTGTTGTCGTGGAAAGAAAACGGTCGAGTCGTATTGGCAGGTCCACGACAAACTTCACAACCCTGTAATTTTTTCCGGAATACTCCCTTTCACTATGCGGGTAGGGGAGTCGGAGCGAAAGGGAGCTGGCCAGTTTCTTGATCCGGCGGTTCATTTTACCGGACAGGTATTCGGAGGCGGTCAGGAGCGGACGGGTGTCGATCAGCTGATTGACTGAGGCCCCGGGAATCAGGTAGTTGAAAGGGAGTATCTCTTTGAAGAGATGAAGAACCATCTCCACAAGGTCTTCCTTTTTCCTAACGACAAGACGGTAACGGACACGGTCGTTGATCTGGGCCGCGATCGTTTCCTTTTTGGAGAGGAGTTTGGTGATCAAACTTTCCTTGGATTTCCGACCCCCCTCGTACTTCAGGAGTGGGGTTTCTTTTTTCAGAACCTTGGTCAGGGCTCTTTCAATCTTGTCTTCCACGAGGCTGTAGACATCTCTCAGGCTGATGGGGCAGTTGTAGAGCAATTCTCTTCCATCGATATGGTTGATGATGTTCATCGTCTTCAAGAGGACACAGGCCTGCTCCGAGAACGGTTCTTCCTTTGATGTGAGAAACAGCGAAAGAAACCGGGCCGGCTCACGAATCTCTCTCGGCAGATCGTATTGAAGCTGACTCTTGAGATAACCGCAGGCCTCGTTGTGGATGGCGGCCAGACGCTCCTGATCTTTGGGTCTGGTGATGTCGTACTCGTTGAGCTGGAGAAATCTCCTGACTTCCTCCTCGGATTGGAAGCGGAAACGTCCGGTATCGATAATCGAGTTTCCTTCAAGGACAAGGGTAAGGATCGATTTTTCAGAATCCGAAAGTTTGTCGAGCGGGACCAGGGTCAATGGCAATAATCCTTGGTTAAAAGGCACCTTAAAATATCAGAAGAGACCAATAATGGCAATGAAATTACCGCTGTTCGATTGACAAGCCTTGGTGGGGATGTTACCGACTGACTACAAATGTCTAAGATTGAAAAAATTTTGAGCCGGGAGATTATTGATTCACGGGGAAATCCTACAGTTGAGGTTGATCTTTTTCTGGAGGGAGGGGCCTGGGGAAGGGGGGTGGTTCCTTCGGGGGCCTCGACCGGATCCCATGAGGCGTTGGAATTGAGGGACGGCGATTCGAAGAGATATCTTGGCAAGGGGGTCCGCAAGGCGCTTGGCAATATCCAAGAGGTTCTTTTTCCAAAGATTAAAGGATTTCCTGCCGGCAATCAGGGGGAGTTGGACCGGATTCTGATTGAGACGGACGGGACAGAGACAAAATCAAAGGTGGGGGCTAATGCCATTCTTGCCGTCTCCCTGGCGTACGCTCGTGCCTCGGCAGTGGTGGCCCAACAACCTTTCTATCAATACCTTGGTCAGCTCTCAGGCCAAATGGGGGAACTCTTGCCCGTACCGATGATGAATCTCGTCAACGGTGGCCGGCATGCCGACAACAACATCGATTTTCAAGAATTCATGATTGTCCCGCATGGCTTCGGTTCCTTTACTGAAGCGCTCCGGGCCGGGGTGGAGGTTTTCCACTGTTTGAAAAAAATCCTCTCGGGGCGTGGTTTATCCACCGCTGTCGGGGATGAAGGAGGGGTTGCCCCTCGTTTGTCTTCTAATGAACAGGCGGTGGAGCTTTTGCTGGAGGCGATCGACAAGTCCGGTTATCAGGCGGGAAAAGAGATCGGCATTGCCCTGGATGTTGCGGCAAGCGAATTTTATAAGGGGGATGCGTCTGAGATGATCAGCCTTCTTTCCCAATGGGCCCAGAAATACCCGCTTGTTTCCGTCGAAGACGGACTGGCTGAAGATGACTGGCAGGGGTGGCAGAAGATGACGGAGATTTTAGGAGGGAAGTTGCAATTGGTCGGGGACGATATTTTTGTGACCAACACAAAAATTTTGGAGAAGGGGATCGCCCAAAAGGTGGCTAATGCCATCCTCATCAAACCGAACCAGATCGGGACCCTCACAGAAACCCTGGAAACGATTGAACTGGCCCGTCGTTCTGGCTACAAAATTATTATCTCCCACCGATCGGGAGAAACAGAAGACACCACCATCGCCGATCTCGCCGTGGGAACCGATGCCGGTCAGATTAAGACTGGTGGGCTTTCCCGAAGTGATCGGTTGGCCAAGTACAATCAGCTTTTAAGGATCGAAGAAAGACTAGGAAAAAGGGCCCGCTTTGCCGGTCTGCCTCATTGATTCCTGACACCCTCCAAATTGTTCCGATGGTTCGTTCCGATCTTTCTCAGGTGATCCTGATCGAGAAGGATTCTTTTGCCCTTCCTTATTCAGAATCCCTGTTCCAGATGGAGCTCAACCTTTCCATTGCGCATCTCTACGCGGCCAAACAGGGAGAGAGGATTGTTGGTTATATTGATTTCTGGCATGTGACGGATGAGATCCATCTGATCAATACGGCGGTTCATCCCGGAGATCGACGGAGAGGGATCGGTTCCCTCCTGATTTCTTTTCTGATCGATTATGCCAAAAGGGTCAAAGCGCGCCAGATCTACCTGGATGTCCGCCGCTCCAACGCCCCGGCGATCGGTTTGTACAAGAAATTCGGTTTTGATCAGGTGGGCTTACGCAAAGGGTACTATCGGGATAACAATGAGGATGCGTTAGTGATGGGGTTCAATTTATACTTCTCATCCAACGTCGGACAAAAAGCGTCGGCCGCCAGGGATAAGGGATAAAAACAGACCCGAAGCCGACTGCCTTCGCCCCCTTGGCAAAAATTTTCTGGATATCTTCATAATCCCAGATCGAGGGACCGATGATCGGAACTCTTGTCGTCTGAGCCATCTCTTCAACCATCTTCCAGGTATAAGGCTGGATAATCTTGCCTGACACACCGCCGCCGCCGAATCGGGCCAAGGGAGAAATTTTGTCGCCGAAAATCGCCTTCCAGGGGACGCTGTTGATCGCGATCGCCTCCACGATCCCCTCCAGCCTCTTGGCGATGGTGGTGTAATCGTGGGTGAATGAAAGTTTGGCGATCAGCGGAAAGGGGGAAAGTTTTTTGGCTTCCTGACAGAGGGTCAGGATCTGTTCGGTATCGCTCCCCCGGCCGGCTGGACTGTTGGGACAAGAGAGATTGAGTTCGATTCCAAGAATTTTTTTGTCTTTCAACAGGGTGATCATCTCACCCAGTTCTTTTTTATCAGAGGCCTCGATAGAGACGATGATTTTATAATCTTTAGGGATTGTTGGTGCGACCTCTCGACACCACCAATCAATCCCTTTGTTGGTCAGACCGATTGCATTGATCGTTCCGACACGGCCGATCCTCTTGGCGACACTCCAAGGATGAGACCAACAGAGGTTTCCTTGGCGAGGAAGTCGGGTGAGTGTCTTGGTAACAATGGTGAAGAGTCTGGGATCCAGAAGTCCGCACCACCGGAGCGGCCACTCCCAAGGCCAGCCCTGCCCGTCAAAGGCGAGGGCCCCGGAGGCGACCATGAACTCAAATGAATGATTATTGGAAAAGGTGATCATTAGTTAAGTCTTGACTCTACAGGCCCTTTTTGAGATTTTTAGTCTATGTTGTCAAGCAATGTTCTCGTCCTGAACCGTTCTTATATCCCGATCCACATTACTACCGTAAAAAGGGCTTTTTGTCTGATTTATCAAGGATTTGCCAAGGCTGTGGATAAACAGTTTGAGACCTTTGACTTCCAGTCCTGGAGCGAGCTTTCCGCCTCAACCCACGACGAGACGGTCGGTCTGGTGGGGCGGATTGTCAAGGTTCCGCGGGTGATCCTGCTGACCGCCTATGACCGAATCCCGAGACGAATCATCCGGTTCTCGCGGTTGAATGTCTACCTGAGGGATAACAATACCTGTCAGTACTGTGGCCATAAGAGGATCCGAGGGGAGCTGAACCTGGATCATGTCATCCCCCGTTCCAAAGGGGGGAAGACCTTGTGGGACAATGTGGTGGCCTGTTGTTTTGACTGTAACCGTCGCAAGGGGGGACGGCGGCCGGAGGAGGCGGGGATGAAATTGATCCGTCACCCGATTCGTCCGAAGTGGACCCCATTCATCGATTTCTCGATGAAGCAGATTCGTTACGAGGAATGGCGTCCCTTCTTTAACATCGTCGACTTTACCTATTGGAATCTCGAACTCAAAGAAGAATAAACAAGGGTGGTTTACCCCATGGAGAGCATTGTTTCCTCCTCTGAAGCGGGTCTCCGTTTGGATCTGTTTCTTTCCACAAAAGATCCCGATCATTCCCGTTCTTTTTTTAAAAAGTTGATTGAAGAAGGGAATGTGCTGGTTAATGGGTTTCAGAAAAAAGTAAATTATTCCGTTAGGGAAGGGGAGGAGATCTCTTGCACGATTCCTCCGTCTAAAAAAGGGATGATTGAGCCTGAAGAAATGCCCCTCACTATCCTCTACGAAGATGAGGACCTGATTGTGTTGGACAAACCGGCCGGTCTTGTGGTCCATCCCGCCGCCGGGCATCAATCCGGGACCCTTGTGAACGCCCTTTTGCACCACTGTCGCGGGCTTTCA
This window contains:
- a CDS encoding cob(I)yrinic acid a,c-diamide adenosyltransferase; protein product: MPKIYTKTGDQGETGLFGGRRVSKDHPRIEAYGTVDELNSFIGLVRDFDPRLETVQNHLFDLGASLAAPADQKTKGASPKGDSPKAEKKAAPVGGTEICFLEGWIDEVEGKLSPLKNFILPGGTVTAVRFHLARSVCRRAERRVISLKEKEGVLPEIIVYLNRLSDLLFVLAREANRREEVADIPWTKRGV
- the greA gene encoding transcription elongation factor GreA, which encodes MTPDGFRKLQEELKQLKAVERPKAVQDIENARSHGDLSENAEYDAAKERQALLSKRIAEVEDTLSRAQVIDPSKMDHEKIVFGASVRLLDTESGEEINYQIVGATESNIKAGKISIESPIAKSLIGKGEEDVVKVTTPRGTKEFEILKIRYG
- a CDS encoding HAD family phosphatase, translated to MDKKPKGASPKGVPPKGVPPKGVPPKAILFDFDGVLVDNEPIHLKMFQKVLAEEGVRLTRQDYYTKYLGMDDKGCFSAVLKAAGRPTSVAYLHLLTRRKTRCYKEFVAKHLKFLPGVKEFIQEASKNSCLGIVSGALREEILLILGLGGLKKYFSVIVSAEDVKNGKPNPEGYLLGLKKLSAFHKEKIFPRETLVVEDSLWGIEAAHRAGIKCLAVTTSYPASQLKKADWVVKELSQFLI
- a CDS encoding MBL fold metallo-hydrolase, which encodes MILKVIPVGLFQCNCIILGDPATKEAIVIDPGDAVEKILKIIKKQGLLVRSILHTHTHIDHIGATTELQRETNARVLIHKEDLFLYEKIAEQASYLGLPPTKTMRPVPVDEYLTEGQALQAGKVQGEVIHTPGHTPGSCAFHFPKGGKTPLLLAGDTLFAGSIGRTDLWKGDYDQEIRSIKKKLLILPEETVIIPGHGPKTTVGLEKANNPFLN
- a CDS encoding radical SAM protein: MQQEALRGDSPRGELHSRPLETGLTPRKYLELVLSRTAKVAWYLTQFVNTLIGEGLSFQAKWMPAPAVKSREKTFPQLGWPRKTDSLCPKCVKEVREAIIAGHQDYTALIHSKPGEIKAAIVEKDGKILMVKDCPKHGHFEDVMSIDPEFLARIEKLYPGRDFKSPKTNLRNHGSSSIQYGRGAVLTVDLTNRCNMMCDPCFMDANQVGYVHELSWEEVQQILDNSLQIKPRRQMSVQFSGGEPTLSPYFLDAIRYAKQIGYFSVQAATNGIRFAEDPDFAKAAYEAGMRIAYLQFDGVGNLSNQHRKISNLFDVKLRAINNLAAAGIDVVLVITLVNTVNNDQVGPIIDFAIQNSDKITFCSFQPVSFTGRDEDVDDETRTKQRYTLSHLAHDVKKQTGISEPLRDWLPLSAIGPFSDVADLMRGPEKEWGSLKCGCHPNCGIGMGLLVNKKTKEWLPLSQFMDLPQLIKDFEKIHDNARGSFWTKTQVAMSILRNYDPIKSPKKLTLKDLLKKIDKQSGGTVGGGDYGVGAERKKDTWLFMFIAGMWFQDLFNYDFRRTEMCIIPYATQLGEVSFCAYNTGVGWRNIIENMFKNASVAQWYKEKGRHTVYAGNRPMSIPSWEHDVWVPEDADTNIKKLPVYPH
- a CDS encoding CDP-alcohol phosphatidyltransferase family protein — translated: MLEKILQITALKNSNPLWLSLGPLLAFNVTLMLTILFFGLTYEKRVRNSEDVDRKAHSRFLSRFLKEWWYWFIGPFERGAVKLHLTPNFFTVCGFLLSAVSAYFFYKGMLGLGGWTMIFGATCDIIDGRIARLTGRESKSGAFFDSVMDRFGEAVVFLGLAGFYKDSWLLPVVILGLVGSMMVSYTRARGEGVGVECRGGIMQRAERIVYLGVGSVFSPILAYFLSPFINVHVDFVTVGVLVLIAVMTNLTALYRMFYIIRRLDPPTYPSFRFLAWWDELFPPRKN
- a CDS encoding OmpA family protein; protein product: MLFSFLFWPAASFAKSASYDALLFKPATDTGLYLGVYGADNLDQWDYSFGLYADYSKNALKTFTGAGALIGSVIDYNIVGNFYGAVGLLPFLSAGLDFPVAFLESFNDPTSGGNSKQVQAGDLRLDFKLKALDHYRFPVGIAIVPFVTFPTGSDTYFTGSGKFTGGGLVVIDSPRLFDRFSVSLNTGYLARAKSTVVSGTTMDDEFLYGLGANIAVHKSIDLIAEVRGSTLVSNFFKKSTQSPLEGEGAIRYYIPNIPLALTAGGGAGITKGVGTPQFRVLAGVAYVTPRPFGVSEYSLYEFRVPPESVYELSDKCPYSQGDFDTSKDNPQCSEVYILRELSAECPEEALYDPQRDNPNCAKVYVYQEQDKDRDGLTDFKDQCPGEAEVFNGYQDDDGCPDDLKALVLTEDQLVTQRIFFDFDKATLKPISETNIEEVAKALVLHTELLKVEVRGHTDNVGNSDYNLDLSQRRAKTVMGLLVGQGVDKKRLISKGLGATKPLGTNRNEEGRAKNRRVEFIILKRDESQPVGESVPAPALLPESVPESLPLPPPEAGEVPPSGGGDDEDLKEEKKIVRKVKTIHKKASPKPPMTPATDAPAPETESAPHPETQEAPALQ
- a CDS encoding restriction endonuclease, whose amino-acid sequence is MGSVFFITLFSLIVGSFLILLIGTQKKKDLSSQEPLYTPKQFAKLCLQLVEQMKLEVGEISQGSERQTDIYAKNNTPFTGGRYIIHCLYLDPNGVVPSPEIIEFSNLVLQERASKGLFITTGTFTSDLSAIGELAPLEFLDGARFQSLVREHRLPASSAV
- a CDS encoding TIGR04552 family protein: MPFNQGLLPLTLVPLDKLSDSEKSILTLVLEGNSIIDTGRFRFQSEEEVRRFLQLNEYDITRPKDQERLAAIHNEACGYLKSQLQYDLPREIREPARFLSLFLTSKEEPFSEQACVLLKTMNIINHIDGRELLYNCPISLRDVYSLVEDKIERALTKVLKKETPLLKYEGGRKSKESLITKLLSKKETIAAQINDRVRYRLVVRKKEDLVEMVLHLFKEILPFNYLIPGASVNQLIDTRPLLTASEYLSGKMNRRIKKLASSLSLRLPYPHSEREYSGKNYRVVKFVVDLPIRLDRFLSTTTGPFSDALGSLVYVLVEFQIVDEETNEINNTGVNGHAEYKKRQKTGVLRRVMRR